One uncultured Campylobacter sp. DNA window includes the following coding sequences:
- a CDS encoding GTP-binding protein — protein MIYPSSAQFITSAANITGAPEFAMSEVAFLGRSNVGKSSLINALVGRKNLAKSSSTPGKTQLINFFEVKFKQKLAADSDGSQAETPPDLASKGASNSGANCAQERADAATSERNLKQDSILNLKSASADFRSDRETDLAAGFAPNSAQSPELNFTDRSALNLAANPAFSDLASLGENISLIFVDLPGFGYAKVSKKLHYIWQKNLDEFIKERLNIKLFVHLIDARQFDLAIDKNLQNYLASFLRGDQKVVRLYTKADKLNQSERAKLLRHDPQAVLVSTLKGSGLAKAREIIVRRAFGL, from the coding sequence ATGATCTATCCTAGCAGCGCGCAGTTTATCACCTCCGCCGCAAATATCACGGGTGCGCCCGAGTTTGCGATGAGCGAAGTGGCGTTTTTGGGGCGTTCCAACGTCGGCAAAAGCAGCCTGATAAACGCTCTAGTCGGGCGCAAAAATCTAGCCAAATCAAGCTCGACGCCGGGTAAAACGCAGCTCATAAATTTCTTCGAGGTTAAATTTAAACAGAAGCTTGCCGCAGATTCGGACGGCTCGCAAGCTGAAACGCCGCCCGATCTGGCAAGTAAAGGGGCTTCAAACTCGGGTGCGAATTGCGCGCAAGAGCGCGCGGACGCTGCGACGTCTGAGCGAAATTTAAAGCAGGACTCTATTTTAAATTTAAAAAGCGCCTCGGCGGATTTTAGATCGGATCGCGAGACAGATCTTGCGGCAGGTTTTGCGCCGAATTCAGCGCAAAGCCCCGAATTAAATTTTACAGACAGATCCGCGCTAAATTTAGCAGCCAACCCCGCCTTTTCGGATCTTGCGAGCTTGGGTGAAAATATCTCTTTGATCTTCGTGGATCTGCCGGGGTTTGGGTACGCTAAGGTCTCTAAAAAACTGCATTATATCTGGCAAAAAAATCTCGACGAATTTATCAAAGAACGCCTAAATATCAAGCTTTTCGTCCATCTCATCGACGCGAGGCAGTTTGATCTTGCGATAGATAAAAATTTGCAAAACTATCTCGCTAGTTTTCTGCGCGGCGATCAAAAGGTCGTGAGGCTCTACACCAAAGCCGACAAGCTCAACCAAAGCGAGCGCGCAAAGCTTTTGAGGCACGATCCGCAGGCGGTTTTGGTCTCGACGCTAAAGGGTAGCGGGCTTGCAAAAGCGCGTGAGATCATCGTGCGCAGGGCGTTTGGATTATGA